The Neorhodopirellula lusitana genome includes a window with the following:
- a CDS encoding RNA 2'-phosphotransferase yields MNKRLTKISKYLAFILRHEPGSIGLKPDPYGFLNVEELVKAANASGKSITVEQVHQVVAGHEDKLFALSDDGTRIRAV; encoded by the coding sequence ATGAACAAACGACTTACCAAAATCAGCAAATACCTCGCCTTTATCCTGCGACACGAACCCGGCTCCATCGGGCTGAAGCCAGACCCCTATGGTTTCTTGAATGTCGAAGAATTGGTGAAGGCTGCCAACGCATCTGGCAAATCGATCACCGTCGAACAAGTCCACCAGGTGGTCGCTGGCCACGAAGACAAACTGTTCGCGTTGAGCGACGATGGCACTCGCATCCGTGCCGTCTGA